GGATCAGCTGGACGACATATCACCAGGTCGTGAAGGGCCCGCCCGCATCGGAGGGCCGCTCCACGCCGGGTTCCAAGGACGTGACGCATGCATATCGATCTCACCGGCAAGACGGCACTGGTCACCGGATCCACCCAGGGCATCGGGGCGGCCATCGCCGTCGGCCTCGCGCGGGCGGGCGCGACGGTGGCCGTCAACGGCCGCACACCCGACAAGGTCCAGGCCGCCGCCGACGCGCTGCGCGCGGAGATCCCCGGCGCGCGGGTCGTCTCGCTCGCCGCGGACCTCGCCACCCAGGAGGGCGCGGACCACGCCGTCGACCTCCTGCCGGAGGTCGACATCCTGGTCAACAACCTCGGGATCTTCGGGGCGAAGGCCCCTCTGGAGATCACCGACGACGAGTGGCGCCGCTACTTCGAGGTGAACGTCCTGGCGGCGGTCCGCCTCACCCGCGCCTACCTGCCGGGGATGGTGGCGCGCTCCTGGGGCCGCGTCCAGTACATCGCCAGCGACTCCGCGATCGTCACCCCCATCGAGATGATCCAGTACGGCATGTCCAAGACCGCGCTCCTGGCCGTCTCGCGCGGCTTCGCCAAGGCGGCCGCGGGCAGCGGCGTCACCGTGAACTCCGTCATCGCCGGTCCCACCCACACCGGCGGAGTGGAGGAGTTCGTCTACGAGCTCGTCGACCGGAACCTGCCCTGGGAGGAGGCCCAGCGCGTCTTCATGCGGGAGCACCGCCCGCAGTCACTCCTGCAACGGCTGATCGAGCCGGAGGAGATCGCCAACATGGTCGTCTACCTCAGCTCCGCGCAGGCCTCCGCCACCACGGGCGGAGCCCTGCGCGTCGACGGGGGATACGTCGACGCCATCGTCCCCTGAGCGGCACGGAGCC
This region of Streptosporangium sp. NBC_01495 genomic DNA includes:
- a CDS encoding SDR family NAD(P)-dependent oxidoreductase; the encoded protein is MHIDLTGKTALVTGSTQGIGAAIAVGLARAGATVAVNGRTPDKVQAAADALRAEIPGARVVSLAADLATQEGADHAVDLLPEVDILVNNLGIFGAKAPLEITDDEWRRYFEVNVLAAVRLTRAYLPGMVARSWGRVQYIASDSAIVTPIEMIQYGMSKTALLAVSRGFAKAAAGSGVTVNSVIAGPTHTGGVEEFVYELVDRNLPWEEAQRVFMREHRPQSLLQRLIEPEEIANMVVYLSSAQASATTGGALRVDGGYVDAIVP